In Electrophorus electricus isolate fEleEle1 chromosome 6, fEleEle1.pri, whole genome shotgun sequence, a single genomic region encodes these proteins:
- the rtn2b gene encoding reticulon-2b produces MASKVVDLLYWREVRKTGLVFTGLVVGLACFFQLSVITLLSNLGLGLMAFTLPLRLFYKAMELVRFCDAEHPFQSYLDEDSSLTDEDTIRVVEKIVLLIATLITELKRLFFIDSIVDSLKFTVLLYLLTYVGVQTNGLTLMITGVICAFSLPLAYKLQRERIDKFIKAVKSLVDKTKELIEIVVMLAKPAPRPASGPKPKLKSK; encoded by the exons ATGGCCAGCAAAG TGGTGGACCTGTTGTACTGGCGTGAAGTGCGGAAAACAGGCCTGGTCTTTACTGGGCTGGTGGTGGGTTTGGCTTGTTTCTTCCAGCTCAGTGTGATCACTTTGTTGTCCAACCTGGGCCTGGGCCTCATGGCCTTTACACTCCCATTGCGTCTATTCTACAAAGCCATGGAGTTGGTCCGCTTCTGTGATGCAGAACATCCCTTCCA GTCATATTTGGATGAGGACAGCTCTCTGACAGATGAAGACACAATCCGTGTGGTGGAGAAGATTGTTCTCCTGATTGCAACTCTCATCACAGAGCTAAAAAGACTCTTCTTCATTGACAGCATTGTGGACTCCCTGAAG tttaCTGTGCTGCTGTACCTGTTGACCTATGTGGGGGTCCAAACCAATGGTCTGACTCTTATGATTACTG GTGTGATTTGTgctttttctctgcctctggcATACAAACTTCAAAGG GAGCGGATTGACAAGTTTATCAAAGCTGTCAAATCGCTGGTGGATAAAACCAAAGAGTT AATTGAGATTGTGGTGATGTTGGCCAAACCTGCACCGCGTCCAGCCTCTGGACCAAAACCAAAACTCAAATCTAAGTGA